In Bufo gargarizans isolate SCDJY-AF-19 chromosome 6, ASM1485885v1, whole genome shotgun sequence, a single genomic region encodes these proteins:
- the LOC122942374 gene encoding heat shock protein beta-11-like, translated as MLSLQLAKKSSPSPFRPFFLPLWPLSIDIFSSLEKDMIRTVGEIKANMKLMDQFYQQLLQETTESKNLLVLNSSDTKSIDNKAEIGPAISNVKLPEGGLTVFLGVQDFTPQELTVKLVGRKLLVSGAKECKSEDGKGSFSYKCQIFRKEVDLPEDVRAEDLSCTVDKGKLQIEVSKKAAQERTVPIQHTALQAKTKTPVSGSSKDSRS; from the coding sequence ATGCTGAGCCTTCAGCTAGCTAAGAAGTCTTCACCAAGCCCTTTTAGGCCTTtcttcctgcctctctggccaCTGTCGATAGACATCTTTTCCAGCCTGGAGAAAGATATGATACGTACTGTAGGAGAAATAAAAGCCAATATGAAGCTGATGGACCAGTTTTACCAGCAGCTGCTTCAAGAAACCACTGAGAGCAAGAATCTACTTGTGCTAAATTCCAGCGATACAAAGTCCATAGATAATAAGGCTGAGATTGGTCCAGCCATCAGCAATGTAAAGTTACCAGAGGGTGGTCTGACAGTTTTCCTTGGAGTCCAAGATTTTACTCCTCAAGAGCTGACAGTCAAGCTAGTTGGAAGGAAACTGCTGGTGAGTGGAGCCAAGGAATGCAAGAGTgaagatgggaaaggttcatttTCCTacaagtgtcagatcttcagaaaGGAGGTGGATCTTCCTGAAGATGTGCGAGCAGAAGACTTGAGCTGTACAGTGGACAAGGGCAAACTGCAGATAGAGGTTTCCAAGAAAGCTGCTCAGGAGAGGACTGTGCCAATACAGCATACAGCCCTGCAGGCTAAGACCAAGACCCCGGTCTCCGGCAGCAGCAAAGACTCTAGATCCTAA